One stretch of Daphnia pulicaria isolate SC F1-1A chromosome 6, SC_F0-13Bv2, whole genome shotgun sequence DNA includes these proteins:
- the LOC124341819 gene encoding uncharacterized protein LOC124341819 — protein MLKEFISGKTDVALKFPKHSASGEDPSIQLELRAGHVISFSEDIEVLELTRDAMIKPKSKSARSTKILHSTPKSQVAPKAFASVSYAKKSLPPTVGNTSNSEPIDNNKRKTTKTNPSRSKDQAIKPTADEVSDLGVCALQSSESEESDSGNEEEDWLAPSPPPRTHNKIPRTDVDRCIGGSASSNGAVHSVVHRNEIIRTPPVSRCNTPSSFRTPSREEFSKDLQSLNNEASHLDDSNCNEEKSQEAQIIGQSNSLQNIEEENYFFKEQLNQSLIDYEHMKAEYERKLHEKEELIKS, from the exons ATGCTCAAAGAGTTCATTTCTGGGAAGACTGATGTTGCTTTAAA GTTCCCCAAGCACAGTGCTTCAGGTGAAGACCCATCGATCCAATTGGAACTTAGAGCTGGGCATGTCATTTCATTCTCAG AAGACATTGAGGTGTTAGAATTAACTCGTGATGCAATGATAAAACCTAAATCAAAATCTGCACGCTCCACCAAAATCTTGCACTCAACTCCAAAATCCCAAGTGGCCCCCAAAGCTTTTGCATCTGTTTCATATGCCAAGAAGTCTTTGCCTCCAACAGTTGGGAATACTTCAAATTCAG AACCCATAGAtaacaacaagagaaaaacaacgaAAACAAATCCATCAAGAAGCAAAGATCAAGCAATCAAACCAACAGCTGATGAAGTCAGTGATTTGGGTGTTTGTGCTCTACAATCATCTGAAAGCGAAGAATCAGACTCTggtaatgaagaagaagattggctGGCTccatctcctcctcctcgtacCCACAACAAAATCCCCCGGACTGATGTA GATCGCTGTATTGGTGGCAGTGCCTCAAGTAATGGTGCCGTTCACTCGGTCGTTCATCGCAATGAAATTATTCGGACTCCTCCAGTATCTCGGTGTAACACGCCATCATCTTTCCGAACTCCAAGTAGAGAA GAGTTTTCGAAAGACTTGCAATCTTTGAATAATGAAGCATCTCATCTGGATGATAGTAATtgcaatgaagaaaaaagtcagGAGGCTCAGATCATTGGACAGTCAAATTCCCTTCAAAACATTGaggaagaaaattattttttcaaagaacaGTTGAATCAAAGCTTGATTGATTACGAACATATGAAAGCTGAATACGAAAGGAAACTACATGAAAAGGAAGAACTTATAAAGAGTTAA